One part of the Neoarius graeffei isolate fNeoGra1 chromosome 2, fNeoGra1.pri, whole genome shotgun sequence genome encodes these proteins:
- the LOC132881429 gene encoding tripartite motif-containing protein 16-like, with the protein MAEASISVDQLMDQFLCPVCLDLLKDPVAIPCGHSFCKVCINDCWDQDDKSGVYCCPQCRDTFTLRPVLRRNNMLSEVVEKLKKTEVQAASPAHCYAGPGDVECDFCTRRKHKAVRSCLVCVASLCETHLKPHLEIPALKKHKLVEASGNLQEMICSQHDEVLKIYCRTDQSFICYLCTMHEHRGHDTVAAAAERTEKQSELKEEQMKSQQRIQEKQKKVQELKQAVNTIKRSAQTAVEDSERIFTELISSMEKKRWEVTELIRDQEKAELSRAERLLEQLEQEIADLQRRVTELEQLSHTHDHIHFLQSFQSLCVSSGREDSPSITVNQHLSFDGVRKSLSDLKKRLEEFCQEEFIKIPEPAAAVQMILPSEPKSREDFLHYFCDLTLDPNTVNYYLILSEKNRVVTRSDRKQPYSDHPERFDFYNQVLCKERVCGRCYWEVEWSSEVYVEISVSYKDIRRKGRGKVCCFGLYSQSWSLCCSSSSLSFWHNNIKTDLRVPSPSRIGVYVDHSAGTLSFYSVSDTMKLLHRVHTTFTQTLYAGFWLRCSGSTVRLCDPK; encoded by the exons atggccgaggccagtatttcagtagatcaGCTTATGGACCAGTTCCTCTGTCCAGTTTGTCTGgatctactgaaggatccagtggcgatcccctgtggtcacagtttctgtaaggtgtgtattaatgactGCTGGGATCAGGATGATAAGAGCGGAGTTTAttgctgtcctcagtgcagagacactttcactctaaggcctgttctacgcagaaacaacatgctgtctgaagtggtggagaaactgaagaagactgaagtccaagctgcttctcctgctcactgttacgctggacctggagatgtggagtgtgatttctgcaccaggagaaaacacaaagccgtcaGGTCCTGTCTGGTGTGTGTGGCTTCCCTTTGTGAAACTCACTTAAAACCTCATCTTGAAATTCCTGCTTTAAAAAAGCACAAGTTAGTCGAAGCTTCTGGAAATCTACAAGAGATGATCTGCTCTCAGCATGATGAAGTGTTGaagatctactgtcgtactgacCAAAGCTTCATCTGTTATCTCTGTACGATGCATGAACACAGAGGTCATGACACAGTCGCAGCTGCAGCGGAAAGAACTGAAAAACAG agtgagttaaaggaggagcagatgaaatcccagcagagaatccaggagaagcagaagaaggtgcaggagctgaaacaggctgtgaacactataaag cgcagtgcacagacagcagtggaggacagtgagaggatctttactgagctgatcagctccatggagaaaaagcgctgggaggtgacggagctgatcagagatcaggagaaggctgaactgagtcgagctgaacgactcctggagcaactggagcaggagattgctgatcttcagaggagagtcactgagctggagcagctttcacacacacacgatcacatccatttcctccag agtttccagtctctctgtgtctcttctgGACGTGAGGACTCACCCAGCATCACtgtcaatcaacatctctcatttgatggagtgaggaaatctctctctgatctgaaaaagagactcgaggaattctgccAGGAGGAATTCATCAAAATCCCTGAACCTG ctgcagcagttcagatgaTTTTACCCTCAGAACCAAAGAGCAGAGAAGATTTTCTGCACT ATTTCTgtgatctgactctggatcccaacacagtAAATTAttacctcattctgtctgagaagaacagagtggTGACGCGCAGTGACAGAAAGCAGccgtactctgatcatccagagagatttgacttcTACaatcaggtgttgtgtaaggagagagtgtgtggacgctgttactgggaggtggagtggagcagtGAGGTATATGTGgaaatatcagtctcatataaagacatcagaaGGAAAGGACGGGGTAAAGTGTGTTGCTTTGGACTCTACAGTCAATCCTGGAGTCTgtgctgttcttcttcttctctctctttctggcacaacaacattaagactgatctcagagttccatccccctccagaataggagtgtatgtggatcacagtgcaggaactctgtccttctacagcgtctctgacacgatgaagctcctccacagagtccacaccacattcactcagactctatacgctgggttctGGCTGCGTTGTTCTGGATCAactgtgagattgtgtgatccaaaATAA